The Musa acuminata AAA Group cultivar baxijiao chromosome BXJ2-5, Cavendish_Baxijiao_AAA, whole genome shotgun sequence genomic interval GAAACCGAAGCAGATCAGATTTCTTCACTAAATTTGATGTTCTTTTCTCTAAATGATTGGCACGTATATTTTCTACAACACAAGTGGATTCACCATGCTCATCACATACACTAACTATAAAACCAACCTTTTTCATTTGATTTACTAGGACTTTGGATTCCTCCCACATTTTCTCCTTGAGATATGCATTCAAAAGTGATGCATAAGGATTGGCTCCGACAGGAATTttagctaattccaaatcatctaaAATGTCATGGGCAGTATCCAACCATCCTAACATAATGCAAGCATGCAGGACATCTGAACACAAATCCACTTCTACTATATCTGCCTCTTTCTGTACATTAATTAAGAAGTTAGACAGCTTATCTACGTTCCTTTCTTTCACATAGCCATTTATAAGCTTTGCAATAGCTTTGCTGCTGGGAAGAAATTTACCATCCACAAAGAGAATGAGTCCTGATTGACCTTTTGCAGCAACCAGGAAATCATTCTTCAAGTTCAGTGAATCAATTATGATTCTACTACCCGTCCGAAGATTGCTTGATCCAACTTGAAGGAAGCATTGGGTTTGAGACCCATTAGAATTCACACGTGGCAGCACACGGGAGGAGTGAAGAGACCGTGTACGTCGAAAAAGATCCAACATAAGCTCTGCAGCAGCATCCACATCATTATATTTGAAATGCAAGCACAAAAGACTGTCATAGAACTGCCAATATTGTCTACTTAATGCTGGGGAAGAGATACTATCGATATGCTCTCTCAAGTTGTTCAAGTCACCACGCTCCCCCGTCATCTTGTAGATCTTTGCAATAATTACAATGGAATTTGCATCGGCGATAACCCCTACTTGTGGCATCAACTCTATAATCTGTCGTGCTTTTATCAGAGAACCAAATCTTAGGCATGAATCCAGGACAAGGTTAAAAATGGTAGTATTTGGCTTCATGAGGTTGATCTTCTTAGCCTTTCTTGTGCCTGAGCtacagaaattattcaaataatatTCACAGATGTCAATCAAGATATCCGACGCGAGACAGGACCCAATTCGTGTCTTCACGAGGTGTAAGAACAACGCGCTTAATATATCTTGTGATGGAATTTTGCCTCGCTCCAACACTATCCGGAGGACGGTGGAGGCAGGAACTGGCATTCGGGTTCTGGCAAGAGCGAGGGACAGTCTGGAGAAGGATTCACACCGAACAAGGTCAGGCTTTTCCTTCGAAATCTTAATGGCCAAATCGTAAGCTTTTCGAAGCCAATGAGCGCTCGATGAATAGGAAAGCGAAGCGATCAATTTGCTCACCAGTCGCTGCTCGGGGAAACCATGCAACATTTTGAAGTTGCCGAATGCTTCCCACGCTTCCTCAAGGGAATCATCCGGCAGAGTCGACTCGAACTTCCTCAGCAGGGTCTCGTAGGAGGAGCCTTCCCAAAGGGATCTTGGTTGAACTCTACTCGAAGTATACCGTCGAAACGGATCGCAGCACATTGCAGCACCAATTTCGAAGGGTAATCCGGCACGATCGACCTGAAATCGAGATAGGTGTGATTAGGAGAACGGAATCATCGGACAAGTTTCCCGTCTTTTTTCCTATTCATAACAAATTCAACAAGAATTGGTATCTAGGGTTGATCTTACGCTCGCATCAACTGTGGACGAAAGGAGGATGCGCGAGAGCCTTCGGTGGAAGGGAGAAAGCCGCACGAGGGAACGATTCATTTGATGCCGATGAAGCTGGTGGTTCGCATCAGAGACGGAGGAGAAGAGGCGTAGAGGGAGGGAGGCCTACCGGCGGTGTGGCGCTATCGACAAGCCGAACGAGAACAATAAGATTAGGGAGGAAAGAGGGCACACGTCTTAGAACCCAGACAGGCTTCAGGCTTTCGCACTCAACACAAAATTAATGGACCGGCCCGTGTTGTGAGACATGGGCCGATTGAACCGGCTGTGGGTCACGAATGTTAGCCCCCCCTCCCATACGCACACGCGTCGTCAAGCGATCGGCCCGATTGAGATCGGATCTCTATTCCAAGGCGATGCGGTGGATTACTACAAATGTGGTCTTTAAATAGTAGGGTCGATGCATTTCCGAGTTACCATATACATGGCATCTTGAATGTGGGTTTTTATGTCGGCATGTTCTTTGATTCCTCGGCGACATGATATTGATGTCTCTGTTGCTGAGAGAGGTATCAAAAATAAGTTTACGTCTCACCTTTTCTAATATTATGAGAAAGTTTTGTTGGTGATGCAATATATGGTTTCTATCGATTTGAGCttgttttgtttattattataaagAAAAAAGTGCTTGCGAGCATTTGAGAAGAGTAATGCTAATAGTGTTTGAATTTTTAGTGACATGGAGAGTGTTCTTACGTTACTTGCTTGATAAGTTTTAGTGACAAGGAGAACTTTTTGTCCTAGAATTCTTATGCATATTGGTCCTAATAGCGAAGAACCAATTATGACACCTAATTTTCTCCATGAATTAAACAGGATATGAATTTTTATCACACTACTTTTATGCCATACCAGCCTATTGCACTCGAGAATATTACTCAAAACGACAttgtttcttctctctctctctctctctctctcttcactcgATTGTGTAATTAATTAATGTGGCTTATGGATCTACAGGAATGATTATCACATACACTATCAAAGATCTATCTATGATACCTTGCTTCATGTCTCTCACCTATAAAAGAGCAATATATAATTCCACCAAAGTCTGGCCTctatataaaaaaacaaaaacaagtaTTTAACATTATTCTAGTAAGTAGAATCGGACTTTTGACTCTTCTGCAACTATAAAAAGTAGAGACAAAAGCAATTATTTGGGAAagctataatatattattatgtgcAATTTTGTTGTTCCTTAATGATGAGACCTACACAGGAGCACAATTAATACAGAGAAAGAAAATCCAAAGCAAGATTGCCActtgcaaccatatcatcatggcAATTTTTGTGGAGAGCAACAAGGGCCTGTGAAGCCCCGCAGACCTCACTAAACATGGTGGTGCAGAATAGATGAAGAATAAGAACAACTTAAGGAGTCAAATCCACACTAACAACAACAAATAAGTAAATGCTgtaatatgcatatgtatatatattttttccttgcaAAAGGTTCGATGTGTGTGCTGTGTGTATGGGCTGCTGGTTGTTGATGATATTCATCTTAGCTGCTGACACTATATTTCCCTAGTTTAGGTCTTGATATATGCATAAGGGACCATTCCAAATTGAACAAAGGTTTGAGGTAGCATAGTATTTAGATAGTGGGGTTGGGGTCTATATAAATCAAGTGACAATGATGACACAGACTATTGGTGTATACACCAATTGTTTATGCTTTTCTTTGATCTATGAGATTTACTATGATGGGAGTCTTAAAGTAGAGTACACATCAAATTTACTAAAATATGAGGATTAACATGACCCCCATATTATCACGAATCGTGCACTCATAATAATTCTGTTCAACGAACTATTCGTCACACTCATCTATATGTATAACTGTTTAGCagtatgttttggcttggttttaagttcatttgcttgtaaaaatgtaagttcgaataagttatAATGCTATAGTGTGAtcgctcaccaaaccgagcaaaatagctccaaaacagctccgttttcacgtgcTACGGGCTGTTTTCTGTAGCCCGCTGTTGTatacgaaacgtcagccatcttagtACCCTAGAACCACCcatgtggcaccatgggggatggggcttcggtatagtgtcgggcgttgaataaTTTTTAGCAAGTTCGCACATTACCTTGACGGAAACTTGTTGTCATGCTTGACACTCAGTAAGCAACTATTTGTGGACTTGTAGTTGTTCGTTCAATcatctaaagtctttgttttcctcctctccctcttttctcttgtgcacataaggtgctcgctgaattacttgtcaagcttccccttttcacgagatgtcgggacttatccgtcgctcattcttcaaactaatcaactttcttttttataggtccttcgggacctacaagaggttgcaagtgggctgatcttagcGGACGTAAATCACAAGGGCGAAGCATGCCTTAGGCAATGCAaactaagttcacgtctttgccacaagggtgccttGCGATTTAGGCAATGCAAACTAAGTttgcatctttgccgcaagggtgcatcacgacttaggcaattctaactaAGTTCATGAaattatggtatcaaagcgggcaaaCACTTCGAGCGAACAATGAAGGAACTTtgtaacttcgccatggcaaagcatcatggcgaatcaagcaagatggggcaagtcagacccttgccccaagcaaccgcaggtaggctgcaagtgcacactcgctctcatgctgttagaGCCACTCAGGAGGAGCGCGATagcaaacatgatgagcgagaagttggctactctctacGAGCGGAGGAGGTACAATCTAGAGCgccaaccgggaaaaagagtcataagaagAGACTCACAATGAtgaaaacccgcttggatgttcttgaagtgaacttggaggaactctactatggtcaacgaaggcttgttggggtagaaagCTCACAAGAAGAAGTGGAGTCcaagatcgacaaggttgaggccctagtcgaccgattgtcaaatgacaccaaagactccatgcaacacctATAGGAAGTTGTGGCGAAACTCACCTCAAGGGTGACCATTCTCATAAGAGCACTAAatccgggaggaagcaacacccacgttacgccaccacaaaacttgagggcacccgagcctcataattatggaggggccagagatgtcaaagagcttgagaatttcttgtttgacatggaacaatactttcgagctacgaggcctgattctgaagaaaccaaagtctctatagcaacaatgtatctgaacggaggtgCAAAACTTTGATggcgaacccattgggaggagatccaacaaggtcggcgtCAAGTTGACATATGGGAGGACctaaagcgggagttgagaactcagttcctaccggagaatacAAAGTTCgtagcaagaaggaagttgagacaactctgccaaaatacttccatccgagactacgtgaagtaattttctatgctaatgctagacatacaggatatgtccgagaaggacaagctgTTTAGCTTCCTCAatagtttgaagccatgggctcaacaagaactatatCAAAGGAATGTCGCCGatatgatcggggcaattgctgccatAGGAagtctcaccgactttgtttcctttgaagaccgcggaaaaataaaataatctttaaacAATCGCCTTCCAAAATATTCTCAAGGGAAGGAGCTCAGGggtgaacaaaggaagaagagttcccacaaagggccaagcccaaaaggtaaggccccaaaacctagcgaatgcttcttgtgcggagggccacacctagtgagggagtgcccacaaaaataagcactcaatgctttaacagtttccatccacacccccccccccccgatcggacaagggcaaggctgtcgctcttagttcgagtagttctaaaTCCAGTAGtgatgatgaggagtcgcaaggaccctggATGGGAGtaatgcatttgttgaacgccatgcggggtcaagtgggggacaaTACAAAGACAAGGCAACAAAAAGCAGGAAATGGCGagttgatgtacgtagacattaagctcaatggccaaaagaCCCGTGCAATAGTGGACACGAGCGCTACCCACAATTTTATTGcctatcgagaagcaaagcgacttgggctgatcttagagaaaagcccaagtcgaatgaaggcggtgaactcggaggccaaacaAATCTCCAAGTTGGCAAagagagttcccatcaagatcggaacatggagcgagagtacaaacatgatggtggtgccactggatgacttctaAGTGATTATTGGAATtgaatttatgcacgcggcgaagttgatgCTAATGTCATTCCTTAACTCCCTAtgtgtgatgggaggtgacgactcctgtgtggttcccatctctcaGAGAGGAGCcagggaaccccaacatatatcggcattacaactgaagaaaggggtacgaaaaggtaAATTAACATTTGTTACTACTATAaaactagagccactcgacgagaaggtcattcatgaacctgctgtggtggcgaacatcctgaaagagttcactgaTGTTATGCCactcgagttgccgaagactcttccgccacgcataggtgtggatcacaacatcgagctaaagctgggagtgaagcctccagcgagaccaccctaccgtatgcccccgccagagttggtagaactcagaaagcagtaagatgaattactaagtggtggtctcatctGCAGTTTTAAAGCACCATTCAGAGCTCTAGTTCtcttttaaaagaaacaagatgggagcctccgactatgcgtcgattaccaagccctcaacaaagtgacggtaaagaacaagtatcccatcccactcatcgcggacttgttcgaccagttgggcaaagccaagtatttcttaaAACTCGACCtttggtcggggtattggcaggtgcgcattactgaaggcgacgaagcgaagactacctgcgtgaccaggtataaagcgtttgagttcttggtgatgccttttggcttaaccaatgcttcggccatgttctgcactctcatgaaccagctattcaaggagtatttggataagttcgtggtcatctACTTAGATGATATCATCATCTacaatcaaacgctcgaggagcatgtcaagcactttCGGACAatcttcaaggttctcagggagaacactttgtttatgaaaagagagaaatgctactttgctcaaacgaagatcttattcttggggtatcgaatcggtgatggctccattcggatggacaaattgaAGGTACAAGCAGTcatggaatggcgaactccaaagaaggtgccggagttgagatccttccttggtttcgtcaactactattgatgcttcatagcggggtattcgaagtatgcaactccactaacggagttgctggaggagtagccttggaggtgatatgataaatgtgaaattaCATTGCAAGATCCAAAGGCTGCCatgttggaagaaccagtgctcaaattgctagactatggggagccattcgaagtccatacaaatgcttcaaGCTTCGCTATTAGGGGAGTACTCATGTTGGAGGGTCATCCGATGGCCTATGAGAGCTGTAAACTCAATGAGACTAAGCAgcggtatccggtgcacgagaaggagtcgacaacggtgatccactatctacgagtttggtgacactaccttcttggttcgcgatttgtactaaggacagacaacatcgctttgagctatttccaaactcagaagaaactgttcccaaagcaggcacgatggtaggacttcctggctgagtttgatatgacaatggagtataagcgtggaaaggcaaatgtcgtggccgatgcattgagtcggaaagtggagcgtgtgaatgtcgtacaattggagggcagaggctaaGCAAGTCAGTtgtactccaacttcctttctaggatcaaggatggactgtatagtaatCCTCAAGCAGAAGCCCTAATAcaactcattaaagaaggcaaggcacgatggtTTTGGGTCCAGGAGAGACTCATTTACACCAAAGAGAATAGGGTCTatattcctcgagtggacaatctgagatgtgaactcttaagagagtgtcacgattccctttgggctaaaCATCCAAGCATTTATAGAATcttggctctcatggagagggccttctattggccgaagatggggactgatgtggaagaatatgttcgaacgtgcctcacttaccAACAAGACAAGATGGAGCAATGGAAGCCGGTAGGACTTTTGGAGCTGTTGCCCGTactagaaaggtcgtgggagagcatttccttggacttcatatcaagcttgtgttgaatctcggattttgatgatgaaactaattgattgtgtttaaatgtttgactacattttgagtgatacaggtctactcgatcaggattagacaattaacgcaggaggaattgacgttgcgtcggaggagatcacgtcaggatattggatggcagaaggcttcgggcgtcgggcatcgggccaaggagagcgaaattgcgccaaggatatcggggttgcggaggtcaaccgccgattgggcaacaagctgcaagagaggacgatgcaccgaagaatcggatgaagcgccaaccaatgacgtgccgggcaacagaatgtcaatttgcgttataataattgtctagatcggagtagagtgtttgcttgtgtgtgcaggattaactacgataatcagaaaacataaagcaaggataccggagtcgagtttgatagacgtttaagagaccggagaatcatcggagatgctgccggaaccgtccgagaagaaatcgggaacgtgttggaagttcgccgaagaaatcgtcggaggctcgcggagatcaccaagaaggctcggctactcgttaaagtcatcataaagattgggagcttgcagggagtccgtcggaagagttcgtcggaaaagctcgccggaacaagactcgacgttcgcggttaaaaaacttgcttaggatgtttttttttttatgtagttcacctgtaattaggattaggattaagagataatcctatatcctggttaggggccaactggggccaaaatcagatttggtttgggcgaaaaataagccaaaccaatgaatcggaaagtcaggcggtggaaccgcctggctgggcggtggcaccgcccagcacccgagtgctgggcggtgacacctccttggctgggcggtggcaccgcccagcacccgaacgctgggcggtggcaccgcctggctgggcggtggaaccgccagcaccgggaaccctaagagaattcaaattttggagcccaaaatttgaatcctcttgaggcctataaatacccctcaaatctcagctgaggttacaacttttgagaagcattttgattgagagaaaagtcttagaaagtcttagcaagccttgttttcaatttgctagagagttctcctccttctttcttattgaaaatttgtaagaggttgagctgcttgtaaaaggttgtaagaggggtgtttacccttccattttcaagagacttgctagtggaaggtgggagcctcatcgaagaggggcctcgcaagtggagtaggtcatttgaccgaaccactctaaaaatcggcgtaatctctggtttgctttttaatattgtcatttacattactgcaaatcttcttactgcattagttccttattactcttgctgcaatacgccttcaagttaaatttctcaagcttcgttcttaacgtacgaaagattttattaaaatcgaagttttaatccgctgcactaattcacccccccctcttagtgccgctccgatcctaacaagtggtatcagagccacggttttctactttggtttaacacccaaatagaaatggctctttatggctttcaagagggtcactctctcattcgtcctccctttttcaatgggacggactacacttgttggaaaactcgaatgagagttttcttactttctttggatttgaatttatgggacatagtcgaaaatggatttgaaatgtcttctctcccaatgaaccattggaatgatttggagaagaagatgttttctttaaatgcaaaggctatgaatgccttatattgtgcacttgacaaaagtgaatttaatcgcgtttcgatgtgtga includes:
- the LOC103985858 gene encoding pentatricopeptide repeat-containing protein At4g17616 produces the protein MNRSLVRLSPFHRRLSRILLSSTVDASVDRAGLPFEIGAAMCCDPFRRYTSSRVQPRSLWEGSSYETLLRKFESTLPDDSLEEAWEAFGNFKMLHGFPEQRLVSKLIASLSYSSSAHWLRKAYDLAIKISKEKPDLVRCESFSRLSLALARTRMPVPASTVLRIVLERGKIPSQDILSALFLHLVKTRIGSCLASDILIDICEYYLNNFCSSGTRKAKKINLMKPNTTIFNLVLDSCLRFGSLIKARQIIELMPQVGVIADANSIVIIAKIYKMTGERGDLNNLREHIDSISSPALSRQYWQFYDSLLCLHFKYNDVDAAAELMLDLFRRTRSLHSSRVLPRVNSNGSQTQCFLQVGSSNLRTGSRIIIDSLNLKNDFLVAAKGQSGLILFVDGKFLPSSKAIAKLINGYVKERNVDKLSNFLINVQKEADIVEVDLCSDVLHACIMLGWLDTAHDILDDLELAKIPVGANPYASLLNAYLKEKMWEESKVLVNQMKKVGFIVSVCDEHGESTCVVENIRANHLEKRTSNLVKKSDLLRFLELEDREYNLGNQLVYEFNSSILFFCKAKMIEDALKTLKQMRRRNVQPTVLTFSYLVDGYSSLGMYRDITILWGEMRRQMEYGMLAADRDLFDCLLWNFLRGGYFERAMEIINYMLKHNMYVDKWKYRREFLKYHENLYCSLKASDCRTDAQNRRLEYVRAFRKWSGIDR